Genomic DNA from Gossypium hirsutum isolate 1008001.06 chromosome A01, Gossypium_hirsutum_v2.1, whole genome shotgun sequence:
aaaagctaaaaaaaaaaatagtttttaagcTTAGGTTAAAATCCATATTTAAATACGTGGTTTTGTTTGAAAagtttattgtttattattatttatttgaaatcattattcaaaatcattatttttggTTTGTGATCATTAAAAATTTAGGTTTATTGGGATATTTTGATGGATAGAAAAACTAAagtattcaaattaaaaaaataggagGGGAGTAATTTGAATAAGTCTAGATAGTAGAGGGCACTATCGTCAGAAAAAACTCCAGCCCAGCCTGCGTCCGTAGTTTAAGGAATGGCATCGATGGCATTATACCCAAAATACCGCAATCTCTTTTTAGTTTGTATTTTATGGAGATGTAAATTGAACTTGAAGAAAACAAAGATCCCTCTCCCGACGAGATTTCCGTTTCTTTCTGCGCAAGAACCTTGTCAGGCGCGTCCTCTCCACGCTCTTCAACGGCTTCAATCACTTCTATACACGCctatccttttcttcttcttcttctccttcttcttccctctctctctctctgtctctTTCTGCTTTCAAAGGGTTTTAGTAGgtgctttccctttttcttaaACCCTACCTAGGGTTTTCACAAACTCCCaattcaacttctttttcctTTAATTACCCTGCAATTTTCCACCAATCAACAACTATGATTCAAAATACCAAGAAACAGAAAAAAGGTTCAATTAGTGAGGAAGATATCTCTACTCTTTTACAAAGGTCCCGCCTCCTTTTATTTggttttcctttattttcattactttttATCTTGACTTCGTTCTGTTTTGCTAATATTAgggttcttttttttatattatttttggtgtggGCAGGTATACAGCAACTACTGTTTTGGCACTGTTGCAAGAAGTTGCGCAATTTCCTGGGGTAAAGTTGGATTGGAATGCTTTAATCAAGAAGACTTCTACTGGCATTTCGAATGCGAGAGAGTACCAGATGTTGTGGCGCCATTTGGCCTACAGAGACGTTTTGCTTGAAAAATTGGAAGATGGGGCCGCTCCCTTGGTCagttttctagttttgtgtttttcTTTGGTATAATATGTTGCTATCTTTTGGCAATGTCTAATTTAAAAGATTTGTTGAAGTTGTTTAGCTACTGCCTTATATGATGTTTGTTGAAATGTAGTTTGGCAATTGCTGTTAAAAGAAAACACTTCCTTAAAttaatataccatttcaatatgaTGTAAATCTTTTCTGTGTATTGGAATACTTTTCCTTAATTGAGGGTGTATATCCTTCCAGATATTCTAACTTATAGCCTGCCAATCTGCTATAGTCTTGGTTTGACTTTGGATTTGGGAGATCTTATAATATTTTGTCCACTGATCCAAGGGCTAAAGTTGTGGTTGCtaatttataaattagtccttttGGTTGAAGGACAAGTGTTCTTGATAGTTTTTATGGCTGTAGTCCGGTTATTTAACTTCTTATTTTGCAGGATGATGACAGCGACTTAGAATATGAATTGGAACCTTGCCCTTCTGTTAGTAGTGAAACTTCAGCAGAAGCTGCTGCATGTGTGAAGGTAAGTAAATTATTTGTTATTCCCATAAAACTATCGTTTTACCTTTTAGGATGGAAATAGTAATGGTAGTTTAGAAACCATAGATGACATGTTAGAAAGTTAATACCAAAGTTAGTATCTCTTGCCAGTAGCATAGTTGGTTCTGCTTCTAATGGTTGGAATATTAGGAAAGCAAATACTTAAACCGTATGTATCGACTAAGTGATATTAGTAGAAGATACTTTTGACCAAATCTGGTTAGTAGGTAACCTGTAATCTCAATGAAAGATGAATAGTTTTGGCTGTCTGACTACCTTCTCTTCCAATTTTCCAAACTGGTTTTATCTTGTTGCTCATTTCATTTCCTTGCAAGTAAAATCAGATGGTTAATCTTGTCAGGTACTGATTGCTTCTGGCTTGCCAAATGACTCAAGTCTTGCAAATAGCTCAATGGTGGATGCTCCATTAACAATAAATATACCTAATGCGAGGTCATTTAGAGTGTCTTCCGAAAATTTGCAGCCCACTTGCTCAATGCCAGGGACGAACATTACTGTTCCAGTTTCTGTTCAGAAAAAGATTCTACCTTCAGTGACATTGGCTGAAACAATGGAAGGAAATGGACCAGCTGGTGCAAACCTGCCTGCTCGCAGGAAAAGAAAACCTTGGTCAGAAGCAGAGGATTTGGAACTTATTGCGGCTGTGCAGAAATGCGGTGTTGGGAATTGGGCAAACATCTTACGAGGAGACTTCAAGGGAGATAGGACTGCTTCACAGTTGGCTCAGGTTTAACTAAACTGACTTGTTTATTTTATAGATGTGTCCTTCAATCTCATCAATCCTGCTATTTATGCATTATATAGATGCAAATGCACCAGTCCTTTTGTATACGGCTGCAATTAAATTCACTGAAGGTATAATATAGTCTAGTTATGTATGTGTTGCTTGAGGGCTGGGAGTTATTAGAATTCAATTAAAGCATCTAGTAGATGTGAAAGTAGTAGGGTCACTGAGCTCTCCTGCTGTTTTATGCTAAATTGGATCTTCTTAGGATGTGAAAGTTATGTTTTGGTTGATTGTGTAAGTATGTATGGAGTATGTGATAGAAAAAACTCAATTGCTCTCATTTTTAGTACATATGTTTTTTCTCTCTTTAGTTTTGTATTATGATTTGCTTGTGTGGCTGTGTTGCTTCTTGGAACATTAATGATAAATAGAACAAGATATAAGTGTATTTTTCTCCTCACTTAAGTTTGGTATGATGCTTTCTCCTCTCTATCATTTATCTTTTGTCCCAAGAAAAAATTTTGTATTGGTTCTGGAATATTCATGATATAAAGAACAATTTATATGTATATCTCTtcaaagaaaatttataaaaaaaaaaaaaaaacaaaaaaggaatttATGGGAAAATTTGAAGATTTCTTCTGTTTAGTTTTTGCCAAAAAAATTTATGATTCTAATAATTTATCTTGATAACTTATTTTGGAACTAATATTCATTTCTCGAGTTAGAAAGTTGTTTTTCTTGTCATTTATATTTTTTcctatttgaatttttgtatcaCAATGTCACTACAGTAAGATTGTTTATTTACAATGGAATAATATACAAAGTCAAAAGACCTCATTGAATACAAAAATAGATTTATGGCTACACAAACCATTAAGGATAATTCTAGATCTGGTCCAAGACGAATGGTTCTAGGGGATGTTTTGCAACTTTTGAATTTGAAATATCATCGAGTAGCCCCTTTTCCCCTGGATAGTGAATAACTTAGATGCTTTGTCGATACAGAATTTAAAGCATATTCTGGAAATTGGTAAAAACTGACGGATGTAATTTATTTTTggcatttttctatattttacgAACAATTAGCTTCTTCTTTGGTGAATATTATCTAGTTATTGTAGAATAACAATCCGTTGTTTATCTATTCCGGTCATGATTTCTGGGTTTGCCCAGCTTTTCCGGGTTCAAATCCCGGCAAcggaatttttttcaattatgtATTTTATAACTTCTTTAGAAAAAGGATCAAATCTGTGAATCTTTGATTAGATGGGTATAAGTTGGTCGTGCAGATTAAGGCTTCACAATAGAATGGATTTTTCTCTACTTCTCCACAAGCTAATTGTGCCAATTTTGTTCTAATATTTGCAGAGGTGGACTGTTATTAAGAAGCGATGTGGCAACTTAAATGTGGAAGGAAACTCAGCAATTCCCCAGCTTTCTGAGGCACAGTTGGCAACTCGTAGTGCCTTGTCCTTAGCCCTTGATATGCCAGATAAAAATTTAACTGCGGCTTGTACAAATAACCCTGGTAATCTTCTCCATCTAATGCTATTTTCAGTTTTTCGAAGTGTTTGATGTGGCAACATTCTTTTCAGCAAGTGAAAATTGTGAAGTGACGAACTTATGAGAACCTTCTTTTCTCCCACCAGCTTTCTTTGAAAATGGGAGGTCGTTCTCTTTCTAATAAACTGACTCTTGGCTACTGGACCAGGTTTGAAGATCATGTCCAGCTCTGCACCTCCAACTGCTGGTGGTGAAGCTTCTGTTCAAGCCCAAAGCCAGGTCCAACAAGGTCCCCTTGCTTCTGTTGAAGCCCAAATTCAGTCTCAACAAGGCCCTATTGCTTCTGTCTCATCCCGTAATCGATCTCAAGAGGGTCCTATTACTTCTGCATCTCCCCAAAATCCATCCCAGCAAGGTCCTGTTGCTTCAGTCCAAGTCCCAAATCAGTCTCAACAAGGTTCCATGCCTACAAAAACCTCCCCCAGGGGATCGTCTGGTTCTACTTTGAAATCTCGGGTTACCTTGAAAAAGGCCCCAGCAAAACCTTTTTCCACCACAGGTTCGATCCTAGATGCCACTGCAGTTGCTGCTGGGGCCCGCATCGGTAGCCCAGAGGCTGCTGCATCACTGCTGAAGGCTGCTCAATCCAAAAATGCAATTCATATTATGACTACTGGTGGCTCTTCTGTTAAACCTGTCATACCAAGTGGAACCTCTTCCCAATATGTTTGTACTGGCTTAACAGCTGAAGCACACTCTTCTCCTGTTACATCTTCTACCTTGCATCCTGGTTCAGTAAAACCTGCAACGCAGAGAGTTGAGCTTACTTCATCTGTTTCTTTGTCAATAAATGCACCAATGCAGCAGTGTAATGCTGTTACATCTGGTACAGCTGTTGAAGTTTCTCCAAAGGAAGATCTAGAGATCAAGGGTTCTGTGTCAGACAGTTTGCCCAAAGAGCAGGTACGGGAAAATAGAGCATATGTTTCAAAAAATGAACGAGGTGAGGAAGTTAAAGATCATAAAGAAGCCTTGACAAACCCAGGATCTGAGTTGAGGAATATCGTGGCTGAAGCTGAACATCCTAACGAGAAATTAATGGTTGACGGTGATCAAGTAGGTGTCAAAGCAAACCCGGTCGAAGAGAGTGTAAATGCCAGTGATAGTAAGGATTGCTTATTGGTTAAGAAAAGCACAACTCAGCCTACAACTGAAGAGAGTTGCAGGAATCATAGCATGACTGAGATGCCGGCTAAAGCCAGCTCTTTAAGTGATGGATGCGCAAAGAATCTTGAAGTTTTGAGCACAGCAGAAACTGGCCGAGCTACATAGCGAGACATAGCATCTTGTTTATATTAATACATTTATACATTAAGGTTTTCTATCCTGccattttagaaaaaatatattgTAGATTTATTTGGAAAATGGAtctcgtgaaaaagaaagaaattgcaTTCCACACCAGTGTTACTCTGGTAGTTGTTGTAGAAGATAATTGTGTACTCTTTTTGTGTCACAAATCATTCATAAGCGGGATTCAATTCAAGACTTCTCCAGCATTTGGATTAAAATAGTTGAAGATATAACAATCTTTTGCCTCATCCCTTTCATACAATTATGTGGTAAATCTTGGAAACATCTGTTACTTGTACACTAGAAACATGAAGGACTAGACTAGAAAGTATCAACCCAAAAGAATTGTGGTGAGAAGTAGCTGTAAGAGGCAAGAGTCTATCCTGAAGGTTCTTTAGGTTCTATTATGTAACTGAGCTGTTTCTGCAATGATTTCTTTGTCTTCCTTCTGTTCTTAAACTTTATTCCGAATAAGAAAGATTGCATAGGAACTCGAGGCTGCCAGGATTTTGACTGGAATTGTGAAGATGTTGAGGAGCTGAGTTCTTTCTCCAAATCTGCTGTTATTTTCTCGACTTCCTGCTTGAGTTGCCCCGCACGAGTGAAGCCTGCATTCAGTTCATCGCCAACTTTTTTGATTTCCTGTTTCATGTTGAGAACCTCACCTTGAAACTTGGCAGCCTGATATTCACTGATCCCAGTTTCTCTACCACGGTTGGTCACATTGGTAACTCTTGCTATCTCATCTTGGAAGTTGCACAACGAGAAATGTCTATCTTGGACTTCGTCTTTCAACACTTCATTGTTTTCCAACCATAATGTTAATTCAGTTTTTATTTCTCTCAAGTGAGAAAAGATGGGGCACACTTCCGATTTCATCTTCCCTCCGCTTCCTTCTTGATGAATCTTTTCTCTCAACTTTGATAACTCTGCTTTCAAGTCCTTGACTGAAGTTTGATATTTCTGTATCTGATGAATTGATGTGCTGAACCTCAACCAGAACACCAGGTTTTCCTCCAACAAGTCATCGATACCTAATCTGATTTTATCTTCTATTTCTGAAACAGCATCGGATTTTATCTGTTCTCCCATTTTCTTTGCAGATTCTTTGAATCTTCCTTGTGCAGTTTGTTCAACTACTGTTTCATCGGCTTCCTCATCTATTGGCGATGGATGAATGAACTCTGTTAGGTTAGATTCTGGGCTTGTGCTTCTCTGGGTTCCTTCATGTTCTACCGACTCTCCATCCTTGTTATATTCAACAACAGAACATAATCTTTGACGTAATGAATGAATCTCTTGATCTCTCACGATAACTGCATACTTGAGTTCCTTTATCTGCAATGCCATTTCAAAGAAACCGTCGCGGTTTTTCTTGTCTACATCATTAAGCTTCTTTCTTAGCTCCTTATAATTCTTAAGTACAGATGAGTACTCGTCTCGTAAAATCTTTTCCCTGTCATCCTGTCCTTTCAAGTATAGTTGCCTCCAGTTTGGTTGCTCTTCTTCATCGCTCTCGAGTTCCTCCAGCTCAGTATCAGGGACAATGCTCTCCGTCTCGGGAAAGTATTCCTTCTCAGCTTTGTTTGTACCCTCCAGTTCCTGACCCTTTTCCGAATCACCATCAGCCTTATTATAGCTTGATTCAACATCAACATTGTTTTCTCCTTCAGCTGAAACATTTTTGTCCTCTTCCAATTTATTTCCCGTGTCTTTTAATGGTCAACTATGATCAGGAGCTGGCAGAATTTCATGTTCTTCGGTTCCCCTGTGAGCTTTGGCATCCAATCCGATGGTCTTGAGCTCGTGCAACTTAACTGATAAATGATTAACATTACAGATTGCTTCAGTGAAATGAGTTTTGAGGCTGTTATTTTGGTCTAAAACTGTTTTTACCAGGTCTTTAACTCTACTTAGTTCCCCTTCCAACTCGTCTATCCTCTTTTTCATGGCGTCTGAACCTTCGATCAGTGCTTGCTTGTCTTCTTCCAGGGTCTTAAACTGTTCCTGGAGTTCATCTGCTTCTGATTTCAACCACTTTACCAAAGCTTTTTCGGAAAAGATGGCAGCTTCCAAACAAATAACTCTTTTCACAAGGTCATCAATTTTCTTAACAAGCTCCAGCATTGTAAGAGATTCATTCAAGTCTACTTGAAGTTTTTCTTCGATCTCCTTTTGCGGTGCTTCCAAATCTTGGCTCTCGTTTTCTTCATTGTTGATATTGTGGGCCATGCTGTCAAGCTCCGTAGTTGAGCTAATGTGCTTATGCTTATCTTGCTGATCTGATGCTTCCGTATCTTCTCTCTGGTTTGCTTCATTGTCAATATCGTAGGCCATATTATCGAGCTCTGCAGTTGAACTCACACGCTTATGCTTCTCTTGCTGATTGGT
This window encodes:
- the LOC107917932 gene encoding uncharacterized protein produces the protein MIQNTKKQKKGSISEEDISTLLQRYTATTVLALLQEVAQFPGVKLDWNALIKKTSTGISNAREYQMLWRHLAYRDVLLEKLEDGAAPLDDDSDLEYELEPCPSVSSETSAEAAACVKVLIASGLPNDSSLANSSMVDAPLTINIPNARSFRVSSENLQPTCSMPGTNITVPVSVQKKILPSVTLAETMEGNGPAGANLPARRKRKPWSEAEDLELIAAVQKCGVGNWANILRGDFKGDRTASQLAQRWTVIKKRCGNLNVEGNSAIPQLSEAQLATRSALSLALDMPDKNLTAACTNNPGLKIMSSSAPPTAGGEASVQAQSQVQQGPLASVEAQIQSQQGPIASVSSRNRSQEGPITSASPQNPSQQGPVASVQVPNQSQQGSMPTKTSPRGSSGSTLKSRVTLKKAPAKPFSTTGSILDATAVAAGARIGSPEAAASLLKAAQSKNAIHIMTTGGSSVKPVIPSGTSSQYVCTGLTAEAHSSPVTSSTLHPGSVKPATQRVELTSSVSLSINAPMQQCNAVTSGTAVEVSPKEDLEIKGSVSDSLPKEQVRENRAYVSKNERGEEVKDHKEALTNPGSELRNIVAEAEHPNEKLMVDGDQVGVKANPVEESVNASDSKDCLLVKKSTTQPTTEESCRNHSMTEMPAKASSLSDGCAKNLEVLSTAETGRAT
- the LOC121212503 gene encoding protein NETWORKED 2A is translated as MAYDIDNEANQREDTEASDQQDKHKHISSTTELDSMAHNINNEENESQDLEAPQKEIEEKLQVDLNESLTMLELVKKIDDLVKRVICLEAAIFSEKALVKWLKSEADELQEQFKTLEEDKQALIEGSDAMKKRIDELEGELSRVKDLVKTVLDQNNSLKTHFTEAIYTGNKLEEDKNVSAEGENNVDVESSYNKADGDSEKGQELEGTNKAEKEYFPETESIVPDTELEELESDEEEQPNWRQLYLKGQDDREKILRDEYSSVLKNYKELRKKLNDVDKKNRDGFFEMALQIKELKYAVIVRDQEIHSLRQRLCSVVEYNKDGESVEHEGTQRSTSPESNLTEFIHPSPIDEEADETVVEQTAQGRFKESAKKMGEQIKSDAVSEIEDKIRLGIDDLLEENLVFWLRFSTSIHQIQKYQTSVKDLKAELSKLREKIHQEGSGGKMKSEVCPIFSHLREIKTELTLWLENNEVLKDEVQDRHFSLCNFQDEIARVTNVTNRGRETGISEYQAAKFQGEVLNMKQEIKKVGDELNAGFTRAGQLKQEVEKITADLEKELSSSTSSQFQSKSWQPRVPMQSFLFGIKFKNRRKTKKSLQKQLSYIIEPKEPSG